In Streptomyces sp. NBC_01381, a genomic segment contains:
- a CDS encoding Rieske (2Fe-2S) protein translates to MSGTPPTRRTVLATGGAVALAAGCSKYGDEDAEPEQPPETESSAAPSSSGGEKSQKPPAADELAKTSDIPVGGGKIFKDKKVVVTQPEEGDFKGFSAVCTHSGCTVSEVTDGTINCACHGSKYRVADASVAEGPAPRPLPAQKITVTGNSITLG, encoded by the coding sequence ATGAGCGGTACGCCCCCCACCCGGCGCACGGTCCTCGCCACCGGCGGCGCGGTCGCGCTGGCCGCCGGATGCAGCAAGTACGGCGACGAGGACGCGGAGCCGGAGCAGCCGCCCGAGACCGAGTCCTCCGCCGCACCGTCCTCCTCCGGCGGCGAGAAGTCCCAGAAGCCGCCCGCGGCCGACGAGTTGGCCAAGACGTCGGACATCCCGGTCGGCGGCGGCAAGATCTTCAAGGACAAGAAGGTCGTCGTGACACAGCCCGAGGAGGGCGACTTCAAGGGCTTCTCCGCGGTCTGCACGCACTCCGGCTGCACGGTCAGCGAGGTCACGGACGGCACGATCAACTGCGCGTGCCACGGCAGCAAGTACCGCGTGGCGGACGCCTCGGTGGCGGAAGGCCCCGCGCCACGGCCGCTCCCCGCGCAGAAGATCACGGTCACCGGAAATTCGATCACGCTCGGCTGA
- a CDS encoding DUF6529 family protein, whose product MSVDPNAATQGGFGPPPATGDHRRPHPARYLVPALVAAAVAVGLGVYGRTHDPEGTAFNLAGFSSTSAVKAWLGTTAFAFALVQVASAFMVYGRLPGPSWSAALHRWSGRIAFLVSVPVAVHCLYALGYQTYSTRVMWHSLLGCFFFGAFSAKMLLLRSEKLPGWLLPVIGGLVFTVLTVIWLTSALWFFRTFGVTT is encoded by the coding sequence ATGAGCGTCGATCCGAACGCCGCGACCCAGGGCGGCTTCGGCCCGCCCCCCGCGACGGGCGACCACCGTCGCCCGCACCCCGCCCGCTATCTCGTGCCCGCCCTGGTCGCCGCGGCGGTCGCGGTCGGCCTCGGTGTGTACGGCAGGACGCACGACCCGGAGGGCACGGCCTTCAACCTCGCCGGGTTCAGCAGCACCAGCGCGGTCAAGGCCTGGCTGGGCACGACGGCGTTCGCCTTCGCGCTCGTCCAGGTCGCATCGGCGTTCATGGTGTACGGCCGTCTTCCGGGCCCGTCCTGGTCGGCGGCGCTGCACCGCTGGTCGGGCCGGATCGCGTTCCTGGTGTCGGTGCCCGTGGCGGTGCACTGCCTCTACGCGCTCGGCTATCAGACGTACTCGACGCGCGTGATGTGGCACTCGCTGCTCGGTTGCTTCTTCTTCGGCGCCTTCAGTGCCAAGATGCTGCTGCTCCGCTCGGAGAAGCTGCCCGGCTGGCTGCTTCCGGTGATCGGAGGCCTGGTCTTCACGGTCCTCACGGTGATCTGGCTGACGTCGGCGCTGTGGTTCTTCCGTACGTTCGGAGTGACGACATGA
- a CDS encoding pseudouridine synthase → MRSSSGRNSSGNNGGSRGGNSGGRGGSSGGRGNYRGAGNARDDRRGAGSARDDKQGGSGRPKKPRPEERRYDVGTGGTQDGPKSGRGASARGGAKGGPKQGSQAGGRGRWAPATSREYDARAEERNRERYAGKPKTNLPKTFPGAEQEGERLQKILARAGYGSRRACEELVEQARVEVNGEIVLEQGMRVDPEKDEIKVDGLTVATQSYQFFALNKPAGVVSTMEDSEGRQCLGDYTNNRETRLFHVGRLDTETEGVILLTNHGELAHRLTHPKYGVKKVYLAHIVGPIPRDLGKKLKDGIELEDGYARADHFRVVEQTGKNYLVEVTLHEGRKHIVRRMLAEAGFPVDKLVRVAFGPITLGDQKSGWLRRLSNTEVGMLMQEVDL, encoded by the coding sequence ATGCGAAGCAGCAGCGGCAGGAACAGCAGCGGAAACAACGGCGGGAGCCGTGGTGGCAACAGCGGCGGCCGCGGCGGGAGCAGCGGTGGCCGCGGTAACTACCGCGGTGCCGGCAACGCCCGCGACGACAGGCGCGGGGCCGGCAGCGCCCGCGACGACAAGCAGGGCGGCAGCGGCCGTCCGAAGAAGCCGCGTCCGGAGGAGCGGCGCTACGACGTGGGCACCGGCGGCACGCAGGACGGCCCGAAGTCGGGCCGTGGTGCCTCGGCGCGCGGCGGCGCCAAGGGCGGCCCCAAGCAGGGCAGCCAGGCAGGCGGACGCGGGCGTTGGGCTCCGGCCACCTCCCGTGAGTACGACGCGCGGGCCGAGGAGCGCAACCGCGAGCGGTACGCGGGCAAGCCGAAGACCAACCTGCCCAAGACCTTCCCGGGCGCCGAGCAGGAGGGCGAGCGGCTGCAGAAGATCCTCGCCCGCGCGGGCTACGGCTCGCGCCGTGCCTGTGAGGAGCTGGTCGAGCAGGCCCGCGTCGAGGTCAACGGCGAGATCGTGCTCGAGCAGGGCATGCGGGTCGACCCGGAGAAGGACGAGATCAAGGTCGACGGCCTGACGGTGGCGACCCAGTCTTACCAGTTCTTCGCCCTGAACAAGCCGGCCGGCGTCGTCTCCACCATGGAGGACAGCGAAGGCCGCCAGTGCCTCGGTGACTACACGAACAACCGCGAGACGCGGCTGTTCCACGTGGGCCGGCTGGACACCGAGACCGAGGGCGTCATCCTGCTCACCAACCACGGTGAGCTGGCGCACCGCCTCACGCACCCGAAGTACGGCGTGAAGAAGGTCTACCTCGCGCACATCGTCGGGCCGATCCCGCGTGACCTGGGCAAGAAGCTCAAGGACGGCATCGAGCTGGAGGACGGGTACGCGCGTGCGGACCACTTCCGCGTCGTCGAGCAGACCGGCAAGAACTACCTGGTCGAGGTGACCCTGCACGAGGGCCGCAAGCACATCGTGCGGCGCATGCTGGCCGAGGCCGGGTTCCCGGTCGACAAGCTGGTGCGGGTGGCCTTCGGGCCGATCACCCTCGGCGACCAGAAGTCGGGGTGGCTGCGCAGGCTCTCGAACACCGAGGTCGGCATGCTGATGCAGGAAGTCGACCTGTAG
- the der gene encoding ribosome biogenesis GTPase Der → MNDQIQPEGSEHEHGALGDAEYAEFMELAAEEGFDVEDVEGAIEAAGHGPLPVLAVIGRPNVGKSTLVNRIIGRREAVVEDRPGVTRDRVTYEAEWAGRRFKLVDTGGWEQDVLGIDASVAAQAEYAIEAADAVVFVVDATVGATDTDEAVVRLLRKAGKPVVLCANKVDGPSGEADATALWSLGLGEPHPVSALHGRGTGDMLDAVLDALPEAPEQTFGAAIGGPRRIALIGRPNVGKSSLLNKVANEDRVVVNELAGTTRDPVDELIELGGIVWKFVDTAGIRKRVHLQQGADYYASLRTAAAVEKAEVAVILIDASESISIQDQRIVTMAVEAGRAIVLAYNKWDTLDEERRYYLEREIETEFQQVAWAPRVNVSATTGRHMDKLVPAIETALEGWETRVPTGRLNAFLGELVASHPHPVRGGKQPRILFGTQAGTKPPRFVLFSSGFIEHGYRRFVERRLREEFGFEGTPIHISVRVREKRGRKK, encoded by the coding sequence ATGAACGACCAGATCCAGCCCGAGGGCTCGGAGCACGAGCACGGTGCGCTTGGCGATGCCGAGTACGCGGAGTTCATGGAGCTCGCCGCGGAAGAGGGCTTCGACGTCGAGGACGTCGAGGGCGCGATCGAGGCGGCGGGCCACGGCCCGCTGCCCGTCCTCGCCGTCATCGGCCGCCCCAATGTCGGCAAGTCGACCCTCGTCAACCGCATCATCGGCCGCCGCGAGGCCGTCGTCGAGGACCGCCCCGGCGTGACCCGCGACCGCGTGACGTACGAGGCGGAGTGGGCGGGCCGCCGCTTCAAGCTCGTCGACACCGGCGGCTGGGAGCAGGACGTGCTCGGCATCGACGCGTCCGTCGCCGCCCAGGCCGAGTACGCGATCGAGGCGGCCGACGCGGTCGTCTTCGTTGTGGACGCCACCGTCGGCGCCACCGACACGGACGAGGCCGTCGTCCGGCTGCTCCGCAAGGCGGGCAAGCCGGTCGTCCTGTGCGCCAACAAGGTCGACGGCCCGTCCGGCGAGGCCGACGCCACCGCCCTGTGGTCCCTCGGCCTCGGCGAGCCGCACCCCGTCTCCGCGCTGCACGGCCGCGGCACCGGCGACATGCTGGACGCCGTCCTGGATGCGCTGCCCGAGGCGCCCGAGCAGACCTTCGGCGCCGCCATCGGAGGACCGCGCCGCATCGCGCTCATCGGCCGCCCGAACGTCGGCAAGTCCTCGCTGCTCAACAAGGTGGCGAACGAGGACCGCGTGGTCGTCAACGAGCTCGCGGGCACCACCCGCGACCCGGTCGACGAGCTCATCGAACTCGGCGGGATCGTCTGGAAGTTCGTCGACACGGCGGGCATCCGCAAGCGCGTCCACCTGCAGCAGGGCGCCGACTACTACGCATCCCTGCGCACCGCCGCCGCCGTCGAGAAGGCGGAGGTCGCGGTCATCCTGATCGACGCCAGCGAATCGATCAGCATCCAGGACCAGCGCATCGTGACGATGGCCGTCGAGGCGGGCCGCGCCATCGTCCTCGCGTACAACAAGTGGGACACCCTCGACGAGGAGCGCCGCTACTACCTGGAACGGGAGATCGAGACCGAGTTCCAGCAGGTCGCGTGGGCGCCCCGGGTCAATGTGTCGGCGACGACCGGCCGCCACATGGACAAGCTGGTCCCCGCGATCGAGACGGCCCTTGAAGGCTGGGAGACGCGCGTCCCGACGGGCCGTCTGAACGCCTTCCTCGGCGAGCTGGTGGCCTCCCACCCGCACCCGGTGCGCGGCGGCAAGCAGCCCCGCATCCTCTTCGGCACGCAGGCGGGCACGAAGCCGCCGCGCTTCGTCCTCTTCTCCTCCGGCTTCATCGAGCACGGCTACCGCCGCTTCGTGGAGCGCAGGCTGCGCGAGGAGTTCGGCTTCGAGGGCACGCCGATCCACATCTCGGTTCGGGTGCGCGAGAAGCGCGGCCGCAAGAAGTAG
- a CDS encoding ADP-ribosylglycohydrolase family protein, with product MKRAATGSLIGLALGDALGFPTEFNDVPSILAKCGPWREMELPKPAFVTDDTQMTLALGRALKAASARGLCGPERFAHLTRREFVAWNFSPDNNRAPGDTCVTACELLADEQRPWRDASQLHSKGCGANMRVAPLGLMPWLSEEMRAGAAQTQSALTHGHPTALAASDLTAYAVKLLAEGTEPMGLVGLLRSYAIDNRTRYREDWLGDLWTRSQDPTPEHFIARGWDECLAILERLAAALKDANPETDPCLATGAGWIAEEALATGLLCFLMFPDEPLTALRRAACTSGDSDSIACLAGAFAGAHLGADAWPAEWAERIEYRTELLELGALWDGEA from the coding sequence ATGAAGCGCGCCGCCACCGGATCCCTGATCGGGCTCGCCCTCGGGGACGCGCTCGGCTTCCCGACCGAGTTCAACGACGTACCCTCGATCCTCGCCAAGTGCGGGCCCTGGCGGGAGATGGAGCTGCCGAAGCCCGCGTTCGTCACGGACGACACGCAGATGACGCTCGCGCTCGGCCGTGCGCTCAAGGCCGCGTCCGCGCGCGGGCTCTGCGGGCCCGAGCGGTTCGCGCACCTCACCCGCCGGGAGTTCGTCGCCTGGAACTTCTCGCCGGACAACAACCGCGCCCCCGGCGACACCTGCGTCACCGCCTGCGAGCTGCTCGCCGACGAGCAGCGCCCCTGGCGGGACGCCAGCCAGCTGCACTCCAAGGGCTGCGGCGCCAATATGCGGGTCGCGCCGCTCGGGCTCATGCCGTGGCTCAGCGAGGAGATGCGGGCCGGCGCCGCACAGACCCAGTCGGCGCTCACCCACGGCCACCCCACGGCCCTGGCGGCCAGCGATCTCACGGCGTACGCGGTGAAGCTGCTCGCCGAGGGCACGGAACCGATGGGCCTGGTCGGCCTGCTCCGGTCGTACGCCATCGACAACCGCACCCGGTACCGCGAGGACTGGCTCGGCGACCTGTGGACCCGCTCCCAGGACCCGACCCCCGAGCACTTCATCGCGCGCGGTTGGGACGAGTGCCTCGCGATACTCGAACGGCTCGCGGCGGCGCTCAAGGACGCCAACCCGGAGACCGACCCCTGCCTCGCCACCGGCGCGGGCTGGATCGCCGAAGAGGCGCTCGCCACCGGCCTGCTCTGCTTCCTGATGTTCCCCGACGAGCCCCTCACCGCCCTGCGCAGGGCGGCCTGCACCTCGGGGGACTCCGACTCCATCGCCTGCCTGGCCGGCGCGTTCGCGGGCGCCCATCTCGGCGCGGACGCCTGGCCCGCCGAGTGGGCCGAGCGGATCGAGTACCGGACGGAGCTGCTCGAACTCGGGGCGCTCTGGGACGGGGAGGCCTAA
- a CDS encoding 1-acyl-sn-glycerol-3-phosphate acyltransferase, with protein MRRHPRRGEAGLEVIAAPSERGAEVGRRIGVGLMYGLWKPRVLGAWKVPAAGPAILAVNHSHNVDGPMVMGTAPRPTHFLIKKEAFIGPLDPFLRRIGQLKVDREIADRTAITRALGVLEDGGVLGIFPEGTRGEGDFASLRAGLAYFAVRSGAPIVPVAVLGSTEKRGRLIKGLPPLRSRVDVVFGDPFEAGDGSGRRTRKALDEATVRIQERLTAHLENARRLTGR; from the coding sequence GTGCGTCGTCACCCTCGTCGAGGAGAAGCGGGCCTCGAAGTGATTGCGGCTCCATCGGAACGCGGTGCGGAGGTCGGCCGCCGTATCGGCGTCGGCCTCATGTACGGGCTGTGGAAGCCCCGCGTCCTGGGCGCCTGGAAGGTCCCCGCGGCAGGACCGGCGATCCTGGCCGTGAACCACTCGCACAACGTCGACGGTCCGATGGTGATGGGCACGGCCCCGCGGCCCACGCACTTCCTCATCAAGAAGGAAGCGTTCATCGGCCCCCTCGACCCCTTCCTGCGCCGCATCGGGCAGCTGAAGGTGGACCGTGAGATCGCCGACCGCACGGCGATCACCCGCGCCCTCGGGGTCCTGGAGGACGGCGGCGTCCTCGGGATCTTCCCCGAGGGCACCCGGGGCGAGGGCGACTTCGCCTCGCTGCGCGCGGGCCTCGCCTACTTCGCCGTACGCAGCGGAGCGCCGATCGTGCCCGTCGCGGTCCTGGGAAGCACGGAGAAGCGCGGACGGTTGATAAAGGGGCTGCCGCCGCTGCGCAGCCGGGTCGACGTCGTCTTCGGAGACCCCTTCGAAGCGGGCGACGGCAGCGGACGGCGTACGCGCAAGGCGCTGGACGAGGCGACGGTGCGCATCCAGGAGCGGCTCACCGCCCACCTGGAGAACGCCAGGCGCCTGACCGGGCGCTGA
- a CDS encoding NUDIX domain-containing protein, which yields MPVSGTYDKYAFEPFAVTVDLAVFTVRAGRLHVLLVERGQEPYAGRWALPGGFVLPEESAETAAGRELAEETGLTDAGGLHLEQLRTYSEPDRDPRMRVVSVAFAALVPDPPEVRGGSDAARAAWLPYGSAYGPLAFDHERILADAHDRVRAKLEYTGLATAFCPPEFTLGELRQVYETVWGVELDPANFRRKALGTPGFVAAIPGAARLTGGRGKPAALYRAGGATELHPPLLRPSTIASDLSEGKTS from the coding sequence ATGCCTGTGTCCGGGACCTACGACAAGTACGCCTTCGAGCCGTTCGCCGTCACCGTCGACCTCGCCGTCTTCACCGTCCGCGCGGGCCGGCTGCACGTGCTGCTCGTCGAGCGGGGCCAGGAGCCGTACGCGGGACGCTGGGCGCTGCCCGGCGGCTTCGTGCTCCCCGAGGAGTCGGCCGAGACCGCGGCGGGCCGTGAGCTCGCCGAGGAGACCGGCCTCACGGACGCCGGCGGGCTCCACCTGGAGCAGCTGCGCACCTACAGCGAACCGGACCGCGACCCTCGGATGCGGGTCGTCTCGGTGGCGTTCGCGGCGCTCGTGCCCGATCCGCCCGAGGTGCGCGGCGGCAGCGACGCCGCCCGCGCCGCCTGGTTGCCGTACGGCTCCGCGTACGGGCCGCTCGCGTTCGACCACGAGCGGATCCTCGCCGACGCCCATGACCGCGTCCGCGCCAAGCTCGAGTACACCGGCCTCGCCACGGCCTTCTGCCCGCCCGAGTTCACGCTCGGCGAGCTGCGGCAGGTCTACGAGACGGTGTGGGGCGTCGAGCTCGACCCGGCCAACTTCCGGCGCAAGGCGCTCGGCACGCCCGGCTTCGTCGCGGCGATCCCCGGGGCCGCGCGCCTGACCGGCGGGCGCGGAAAGCCCGCAGCCCTCTACCGCGCGGGCGGCGCCACCGAACTGCACCCGCCCCTTCTCCGTCCCTCGACCATTGCCTCGGACCTCTCGGAAGGAAAGACCTCATGA
- a CDS encoding prephenate dehydrogenase: MRTALVIGTGLIGTSAALALVSRGVTVHLADHDPGQARTAAALGAGTDEEPEGRVDLCVVAVPPAHVAATLADVMGRGAARGYLDVASVKGGPRRELEALGLDLTPYIGTHPMSGRERSGPLAATADLFEGRPWVLTPTRDTDTEVLNLALELVALCRAVPVVMDAEAHDRAVALVSHMPHLVSSMVAARLEDAEETAVRLCGQGIRDVTRIAASDPGMWIDILSANPGPVADLLAAVATDLDETVTALRALQSADESKRRDGAAGVEGMLRRGNAGQVRVPGKHGAAPATYEIVAVLIDDQPGQLARIFADADRAGVNIEDVRIEHATGQQAGLVQLMVEPKAVPVLSAALRERGWAIRQ; encoded by the coding sequence GTGAGAACCGCCCTCGTCATCGGCACCGGCCTGATCGGCACCTCCGCCGCGCTGGCGCTCGTCTCGCGCGGTGTGACCGTGCACCTCGCCGACCACGACCCCGGGCAGGCCCGCACGGCGGCCGCGCTCGGCGCAGGCACGGACGAGGAGCCCGAGGGCCGCGTCGACCTCTGCGTCGTCGCCGTGCCGCCGGCGCATGTCGCCGCGACCCTGGCCGACGTCATGGGGCGCGGGGCGGCGCGCGGCTACCTCGACGTGGCCAGCGTCAAGGGCGGGCCGCGCCGTGAGCTGGAGGCGCTCGGCCTCGACCTCACCCCGTACATCGGTACGCACCCCATGTCCGGCCGGGAGCGCAGTGGCCCCCTGGCCGCCACCGCCGACCTCTTCGAGGGGCGGCCGTGGGTGCTGACCCCGACCCGGGACACCGACACCGAGGTCCTCAACCTCGCCCTCGAACTGGTCGCGCTCTGCCGTGCGGTGCCGGTCGTCATGGACGCCGAGGCGCACGACCGCGCGGTCGCGCTCGTCTCGCACATGCCGCACCTCGTGTCCAGCATGGTCGCCGCCCGCCTGGAGGACGCCGAGGAGACGGCGGTGCGCCTGTGCGGCCAGGGTATCCGTGACGTCACGCGCATCGCCGCGTCCGACCCGGGGATGTGGATCGACATCCTGTCCGCGAATCCCGGCCCGGTGGCCGACCTCCTCGCGGCGGTCGCCACCGACCTGGACGAGACGGTGACCGCGCTGCGCGCCCTGCAGTCGGCGGACGAGTCCAAGCGGCGGGACGGCGCGGCCGGAGTCGAGGGCATGCTGCGGCGTGGCAACGCCGGGCAGGTCCGGGTACCGGGCAAGCACGGGGCGGCGCCGGCCACGTACGAGATCGTCGCCGTGCTCATCGACGACCAGCCAGGACAGCTGGCCCGGATCTTCGCCGACGCGGACCGCGCCGGGGTCAACATCGAGGACGTACGCATCGAGCACGCGACCGGGCAGCAGGCGGGCCTGGTCCAGCTGATGGTGGAGCCGAAGGCGGTGCCGGTGCTGAGCGCGGCACTGCGGGAGCGGGGCTGGGCCATCCGGCAGTAA
- a CDS encoding transglycosylase family protein yields MSAHPKRVRRTAVIGGAALLAPLGLLTATGQAGAADSGVWDRIAQCESGGNWSINTGNGYYGGLQFSAGTWRAYGGGAYAATADKASKAQQIAVAAKVQRAQGWGAWPTCSARAGASGSAPGAAAPAAPKAVKERPAKERPAKERGRTPSHTDRGSGRGDYTVERGDTLSRIAAEHGVGWRQVYAANKAVIGGDPNMIVPGQRLDL; encoded by the coding sequence ATGTCCGCACATCCCAAGCGCGTTCGCAGGACGGCAGTGATCGGCGGAGCGGCGTTGCTCGCCCCGCTGGGACTGCTCACCGCCACCGGCCAGGCCGGAGCGGCGGACAGCGGAGTGTGGGATCGCATCGCTCAGTGCGAGAGCGGCGGAAACTGGAGCATCAACACCGGCAACGGCTACTACGGAGGACTGCAGTTCTCCGCCGGTACCTGGCGCGCGTACGGCGGAGGGGCCTACGCGGCGACCGCCGACAAGGCGTCCAAGGCGCAGCAGATCGCTGTCGCCGCCAAGGTGCAGCGCGCTCAGGGGTGGGGCGCGTGGCCCACGTGCTCGGCACGGGCGGGAGCGTCCGGCAGTGCGCCGGGGGCGGCGGCTCCCGCGGCGCCCAAGGCCGTCAAGGAGCGGCCCGCGAAGGAACGGCCCGCGAAGGAGCGCGGCCGTACGCCGAGCCACACCGACCGGGGTTCCGGCCGCGGTGACTACACCGTCGAGCGAGGGGACACCCTCAGCAGAATCGCGGCGGAGCACGGTGTCGGCTGGCGTCAGGTCTACGCCGCGAACAAGGCGGTCATCGGCGGCGATCCGAACATGATCGTGCCGGGGCAGCGGCTCGACCTCTGA
- the aroH gene encoding chorismate mutase has translation MAVRAVRGAVQLKRDAADHMDEQVSELLTAILERNGLTQDDLISIWFTATPDLHSDFPAAAARKLGIVDVPLICAQELEINGAMPRVVRVLAHIETDKPRSEITHVYLGAAATLRKDIAQ, from the coding sequence GTGGCGGTACGAGCGGTCCGGGGCGCCGTCCAACTGAAGCGGGACGCGGCCGACCACATGGACGAGCAGGTCAGCGAGCTGCTCACCGCCATCCTCGAGCGGAACGGACTGACCCAGGACGACCTGATCAGCATCTGGTTCACGGCGACGCCCGATCTGCACTCCGACTTCCCGGCCGCGGCCGCGCGCAAGCTGGGCATCGTGGACGTCCCGCTGATCTGCGCGCAGGAACTGGAGATCAACGGCGCGATGCCCCGCGTCGTCCGGGTCCTCGCGCACATCGAGACCGACAAGCCCCGCTCCGAGATCACGCACGTCTACCTCGGCGCAGCTGCCACCCTTCGCAAGGACATCGCCCAGTGA
- the cmk gene encoding (d)CMP kinase — METAETATQAAVIVAIDGPSGTGKSSTSKAVAAQLGLSYLDTGAQYRAITWWMVSNGIELTDPSAIAAAAQKPEIISGTDPSAPTITVDGTDVAGPIRTTEVTSKVSAVSAVPEVRARITDLQRSIAASAEKGIVVEGRDIGTTVLPDADLKIFLTASPEARAARRSGELKGADVKATQEALIKRDAADSSRKTSPLAKAGNAVEVDTTELTLQQVIECVVTLVEEKRASK, encoded by the coding sequence GTGGAAACCGCCGAAACCGCCACCCAGGCTGCCGTCATCGTCGCCATCGACGGACCCTCCGGCACGGGCAAGTCGAGCACCTCCAAGGCCGTCGCCGCCCAGCTCGGCCTCAGCTACCTGGACACCGGCGCCCAGTACCGCGCGATCACCTGGTGGATGGTGAGCAACGGCATCGAGCTGACGGACCCGAGCGCCATCGCCGCGGCCGCCCAGAAGCCCGAGATCATCTCCGGCACCGACCCGTCCGCCCCGACCATCACGGTCGACGGCACGGACGTCGCGGGCCCGATCCGCACGACCGAGGTCACCTCCAAGGTCAGCGCCGTCAGCGCCGTGCCCGAGGTCCGCGCCCGGATCACGGACCTGCAGCGCTCCATCGCCGCGTCCGCCGAGAAGGGCATCGTCGTCGAGGGCCGTGACATCGGTACGACCGTCCTGCCCGACGCCGACCTGAAGATCTTCCTGACGGCCTCGCCCGAGGCCCGCGCCGCCCGCCGCTCCGGCGAGCTCAAGGGCGCCGACGTCAAGGCGACCCAGGAAGCCCTCATCAAGCGGGACGCGGCCGACTCCAGCCGCAAGACGTCCCCGCTGGCGAAGGCCGGCAACGCCGTCGAGGTAGACACCACCGAGCTCACGCTCCAGCAGGTCATCGAGTGCGTCGTCACCCTCGTCGAGGAGAAGCGGGCCTCGAAGTGA